From Terriglobales bacterium:
CTCCAGAATTGCCGCACCTGCCTTGTCTGGCGCCCGCAACCGCCCATAGGCGCTCCAGCCTACCGCTCACCCGTACCCAGGGCTTGCACAGGAATCCGCTAGTTTGCCCTTCGGAACGGGAAGTTGTCAACGAATGGATGAGCCGCCGTTGCGGGAATCGGGCCCGTGCCTTTTTCGGCTCCTCCCGTTCCGGAGGCTCTGCGGCCCGTTACATTTCATGTAACATCGTGCCCGATGGCACCTCTGGCGCTTTCGGAGATTCTCGGCGTGCCGGTGGAAGAACCCGCCGGCACCCTGCACGGACGTGTGCGCGAAGTGACCATCTGCCCGCAGGAGGACCGGGCGCGCATCCACGGCCTGGTGGTGCGCACCTCCGAAGGCGACCGTTTGTTGCCGCGTGAAGGCATCGCGGCGGTCACGCCCCGACGCGTGCGCGCGGCCCTTCCTTCCGCCCAGTGGCCGGCGTTCGCTGAGAGCGAAGGCATGCTGCTGCTCGACCGCGACCTGCTCGACCAGCAGATCATCGACGTGCATGGACGCAAGGTGGTGCGCGTGAATGACGTGGACCTGGAACAGAAGCCCTCGAACGGCGGGCTCGTACTGCGCATCTCGGAAGTGGACGTGGGCGCCCGTGGGGCGGTGCGCCGTCTGCTGCGAGGCGTGGTGCCGTCGCTTCTGGTGGAGCGACTGGTGGCGCGCATCCCGCCCCGCATCATCCCCTGGGACTTTGTGGATCTGATCGAGACCGATCCCGCCCGGCGCGTGAAGCTGAAGATCTCCCACGACCGCCTGGGCCGGCTCCACCCCGCCGACATCGCCGATATCGTCGAAGAGCTCTCTCCCGCCGAGCGCGAAGCCGTCTTCGAGACCCTGGACGAGGAAGTCGCCGCCGAGGCGCTCGAGGAGGTGCACCCCAAACTCCAGGTTTCCATCGTCGAGTCGCTGGACTCCGACCGGGCCGCCGACATCGTGGAGGAGATGGATCCGGACGCCGCCGCCAACCTGCTGAAAGACCTGCCCGAAGAGACCAGCGAAGTGATCCTCGAGGAGATGGCGCCCTATGAGCGCCAGGACGTCTCCGAGCTCCTGCAGTTCGAGGAAGACACGGCGGCCGGCCACATGACCACCGAATTCGTGGCCATGCCGCGCACCGCCCGCGTCTATGACGCCATCGAGCTCCTGCGCCACTATGAGGGCGGCATCGAGACGCTGAGCGGCATCTACGTGGTGGGACAGGCGAGGAAGCTGCTGGGCGTCGTCCCCCTGGCGCGCATGGTGCTGGCCCCACCCAACGCCCAGCTCGGCCAGTTGATGGTGGAACCGGTCGCGTGCCCGGCGGGCGCCAAGGAAAAGGAGATCTTCGAGCTGTTCGACAAGTACAACCTGCTCAGCCTGCCGGTCGTGGATAAGAGCGGCAGCCTTACCGGCGTCATCACCGCCGACGACGTCATCACTCTCATGCGCGCCAAACTTTAGCGCGCTTTCTTGTGGCCTCTTCTCCCCGCCGCGTTTATTCTGTGACTTCTCTTGAGTAACGGAAGCTCCAATGCGATGGCTCAGACTCTGGAAGATCCGGATCCTGCTCTTCTTCGCCGTGGTGGGGCCGGGTTTCATCACCGCCAACGTGGACAACGATGCCGGCGGCATCTACACCTACTCGTTCGCCGGCGCGCGCTACGGCTACCTGCTGCTGTGGACCATCGTCCCCATGATCATCGCGCTGGTGGTGGTGCAGGAGATGGCCGCCCGCATGGGCGCGGTCACCGGCAAGGGTTTGAGCGACCTCATTCGCGAGGAGTTCGGGCTGCGCATCACCTTCCTGATGATGTTGGCCCTGGTGGTTACGAATTTCGGCAACATCGTGGCCGAGTTCGCCGGCGTCGCTTCCAGTCTTGAGCTGTTTAACATCCCCAAGTTCGTCTCCGTCCCCATCGCCGCCGTGCTGGTGTGGTTGCTGGTCGTCAAGGGCACGTACAAGAGCGTGGAGAAGATTTTCCTGATTGCGTCCTTTTTCTATATTGCTTACATCGGAGCCGCGGTGCTCTCGCGTCCGCATTGGCTGGAGGCGCTGTTCAGCACCGT
This genomic window contains:
- a CDS encoding Nramp family divalent metal transporter, which translates into the protein MRWLRLWKIRILLFFAVVGPGFITANVDNDAGGIYTYSFAGARYGYLLLWTIVPMIIALVVVQEMAARMGAVTGKGLSDLIREEFGLRITFLMMLALVVTNFGNIVAEFAGVASSLELFNIPKFVSVPIAAVLVWLLVVKGTYKSVEKIFLIASFFYIAYIGAAVLSRPHWLEALFSTVPRPTRMPFMDAGYLYMVTAMIGATIAPWMQFYLQASVVEKGVTTRTYKLAKIDVIVGA
- a CDS encoding CBS domain-containing protein, which gives rise to MAPLALSEILGVPVEEPAGTLHGRVREVTICPQEDRARIHGLVVRTSEGDRLLPREGIAAVTPRRVRAALPSAQWPAFAESEGMLLLDRDLLDQQIIDVHGRKVVRVNDVDLEQKPSNGGLVLRISEVDVGARGAVRRLLRGVVPSLLVERLVARIPPRIIPWDFVDLIETDPARRVKLKISHDRLGRLHPADIADIVEELSPAEREAVFETLDEEVAAEALEEVHPKLQVSIVESLDSDRAADIVEEMDPDAAANLLKDLPEETSEVILEEMAPYERQDVSELLQFEEDTAAGHMTTEFVAMPRTARVYDAIELLRHYEGGIETLSGIYVVGQARKLLGVVPLARMVLAPPNAQLGQLMVEPVACPAGAKEKEIFELFDKYNLLSLPVVDKSGSLTGVITADDVITLMRAKL